From one Aspergillus fumigatus Af293 chromosome 8, whole genome shotgun sequence genomic stretch:
- a CDS encoding putative RNA interference and gene silencing protein (Qde2) — MSSRGAGDSQPRRGRGGDRGWARGGDRGASGRGGGRGGTMELPFRPSVPRGGSYREDSRGRGGGEFRGSGRGDSGGRGGRGGGFRGGRGDQGPRIFSQGDLVVAPSPRVEQTEAAIAKTLITKRQKNVSQARYPERPGYGTQGSPVTLYANYFELKSVGKELFRYNVDIVADSARAKPTGRKARQIIRLLLDEHLLQYQNSIATDYKSTLVSRVELPSQGQYDVRYRDEHEDDYPEQPKVYRVNCQFTGRLNPGDLLDYLTSANASAMFESKAEVMQAMNIVMGHHPKADRSVVSVGANKHFAIHPNAAERYDLGAGLEVLRGFFVSVRAATARILINVQIKYAACYQEGPLANVINEYQRSNSRDIYKLEAFLKKLRIQATHIVRKNKKGQVVPRIKTIAGLATRADGASLPHPPKVARHGAGPNDVQFFLDAPGQKSEPGNSKGKKGKKPAKAGPAPAGRYITVSDFFLQEYNKSLDSNMPVVNVGTRENPSYLPVEVCLVEPGQPAKSKLTPMQTRNMLSFAVRGPASNAYSIVSKGTAVLGLKNPLNPTLASFGIQPDLQLVTVPGRVLPAPRVYYKDAKSNQRHIDTMGGSWNMKSIKFSTSTKLPSWTWLYINSERGIPRFENPGQLNTSLQAFTAKLNEIGVAAAAPKPGMMIRLTGNDHEGEIDRAVGELMGRHTPTLILTILYSSDVEAYNCIKKICDVRRGVRNVNVLAEKLRGANDQYYANVGLKFNLKLGGANQILKASELGIVAEGKTMLVGIDVTHPSPGSSAEAPSVAGMVASIDSSLSQWPADIRIQTSRQEMVSNLDEMLKARLQRWARANKNALPENIIVYRDGVSEGQYDVVIEQELPLLKKACVETYPAASTKKNLPRISIVIVGKRHHTRFYPTRDEDADRSANPKNGTVVDRGVTEARNWDFYLQAHTAIKGTARPAHYFTVWDEIFAHQKPVAPFQNAADILEDLTHRLCYLFGRATRAVSICPPAYYADLVCTRARCYLSSVFDPTPAATPSVSEIGGIGRGGLVKGSDVQIHENVRDTMFYI; from the exons TCAAGGTGACCTGGTTGTTGCTCCTAGCCCTAGAGTCGAGCAGACTGAGGCCGCCATAGCCAAAACTCTGATAACAAAGCGACAGAAAAATGTCAGCCAGGCTCGTTACCCAGAGCGTCCAGGTTATGGAACTCAGGGCTCTCCGGTGACGCTCTACGCCAATTACTTCGAGTTGAAGTCTGTGGGAAAGGAATTGTTCCGCTACAATGTCGATATCGTCGCCGACTCAGCTAGAGCCAAGCCTACTGGAAGGAAAGCCCGACAAATCATCCGGCTCTTACTGGACGAGCATCTCTTGCAATACCAGAACAGTATTGCCACGGACTACAAATCCACCCTTGTCTCTAGGGTTGAGCTTCCCAGTCAAGGGCAGTACGACGTCCGTTACCGTGACGAGCACGAAGATGACTACCCCGAGCAGCCTAAGGTTTACCGTGTCAACTGCCAGTTCACCGGTAGACTGAACCCCGGCGATCTCCTTGACTATTTGACCTCGGCAAATGCCTCCGCCATGTTCGAGTCCAAGGCAGAGGTCATGCAGGCGATGAACATCGTCATGGGCCATCATCCGAAGGCGGACAGGTCCGTTGTATCCGTTGGTGCAAATAAGCACTTTGCAATCCATCCAAATGCAGCAGAGAGATACGATCTCGGTGCAGGCCTTGAGGTCTTACGGGGCTTTTTTGTGAGCGTTCGGGCTGCAACGGCTCGTATCTTGATCAATGTCCAGATTAAATACGCCGCCTGTTACCAGGAAGGCCCGTTGGCAAATGTGATCAACGAGTACCAACGTAGTAACAGTCGCGATATTTACAAACTGGAGGCTTTCCTAAAGAAGCTGCGCATTCAGGCAACCCATATCGTCAGGAAGAATAAAAAGGGACAAGTAGTACCAAGAATCAAGACCATTGCCGGGCTCGCAACTCGGGCTGATGGTGCGTCGCTTCCTCATCCCCCCAAAGTCGCAAGACATGGGGCTGGCCCAAATGACGTTCAGTTCTTCCTCGATGCGCCTGGGCAGAAGAGCGAGCCTGGAAActccaagggcaagaaaGGCAAGAAGCCTGCGAAAGCTGGCCCAGCGCCAGCCGGCCGGTACATCACCGTCTCGGATTTTTTCTTGCAAG AGTACAACAAGTCTCTGGATTCCAACATGCCGGTGGTCAACGTTGGCACCAGGGAGAACCCATCCTACTTGCCTGTTGAAGTTTGTCTGGTAGAACCCGGACAGCCAGCAAAATCCAAGCTTACCCCGATGCAAACGCGCAATATGCTGAGCTTCGCCGTCCGAGGTCCTGCTTCAAACGCATATTCGATTGTCTCCAAGGGCACTGCTGTCCTCGGCCTCAAGAATCCCCTTAACCCTACTCTT GCGAGTTTTGGCATCCAACCAGATCTCCAGCTCGTAACTGTTCCAGGTCGCGTTCTCCCTGCGCCGCGAGTATACTACAAAGACGCCAAGTCGAACCAAAGACATATCGATACCATGGGAGGCAGCTGGAACATGAAGTCAATCAAGTTCTCCACATCCACAAAGCTGccttcttggacttggcTCTATATTAACAGCGAAAGGGGCATACCTCGCTTTGAGAACCCAGGTCAACTGAACACTTCTCTTCAGGCCTTCACGGCCAAGCTGAACGAGATTGGTGTCGCTGCTGCCGCCCCGAAGCCCGGAATGATGATCAGGTTGACTGGAAATGACCACGAGGGAGAGATTGACAGAGCAGTGGGCGAGCTAATGGGTCGTCATACTCccaccctcatcctcaccatTCTCTACAGCAGTGACGTAGAGGCCTACAACTGCATCAAGAAGATCTGTGACGTACGTCGCGGCGTGCGCAATGTCAATGTCCTCGCTGAGAAACTGAGAGGCGCCAATGACCAGTACTACGCCAACGTCGGCCTCAAGTTCAACCTGAAGCTTGGCGGAGCCAATCAGATCCTCAAAGCGAGCGAACTTGGCATCGTCGCCGAGGGCAAAACAATGCTCGTTGGCATCGACGTCACGCACCCGTCCCCCGGCTCCTCCGCCGAAGCCCCCAGCGTCGCCGGCATGGTCGCTTCAATCGACTCATCGCTGAGCCAATGGCCCGCCGACATCCGCATCCAGACCTCCCGGCAGGAAATGGTGTCAAACCTGGACGAGATGCTCAAGGCCCGGCTGCAGCGCTGGGCGCGCGCCAACAAGAACGCCCTCCCAGAGAACATCATCGTCTACCGCGACGGTGTCTCCGAAGGCCAATACGACGTCGTCATCGAGCAGGAACTGCCCCTGCTCAAGAAGGCCTGCGTAGAGACCTACCCCGCCGCAAGCACCAAGAAGAACCTCCCGCGcatctccatcgtcatcgtcggcaaACGCCATCACACCCGCTTCTACCCCACCCGCGACGAGGACGCCGACCGCTCCGCCAACCCCAAGAACGGCACCGTCGTCGACCGCGGCGTCACAGAGGCCCGCAACTGGGACTTCTACCTCCAGGCTCACACCGCCATCAAGGGCACCGCCCGTCCTGCCCACTACTTTACCGTCTGGGACGAGATCTTCGCCCACCAGAAACCCGTCGCCCCCTTCCAGAACGCGGCGGATATCCTCGAGGATCTCACCCACAGACTGTGCTATCTGTTCGGCCGTGCCACCAGGGCTGTGAGTATCTGTCCGCCTGCCTATTACGCGGACCTGGTCTGCACTCGAGCCCGCTGCTACCTGAGCAGTGTCTTTGATCCAACACCGGCGGCTACCCCGTCTGTGAGTGAGATTGGGGGGATCGGACGTGGTGGGCTTGTGAAGGGTAGCGATGTTCAAATCCATGAGAACGTGCGCGATACGATGTTCTACATCTGA
- a CDS encoding 2-hydroxy-palmitic acid dioxygenase MPO1 yields MALNLEKQLLFYGAYHNNPVNLAIHITCVPILLFTGIALASNSSALFNLPEAISFEYLPANLGTIAAFIYATFYILLEPVAGGLIAPLLIASAAYANYLLSTYGTTVNYWAAGIHVVSWLLQFVGHGVFEGRAPALLDNLVQALLLAPLFVWLEILFFLGYRPELRARYEESVKKEIAAFRSKKGGAAK; encoded by the exons ATGGCGTTGAACCTCGAGAAGCAACTCCTTTTT TATGGTGCCTATCACAATAACCCG GTGAATTTGGCCATTCACATCACCTGTGTACCAATACTCTTATTCACAGGTATAGCTTTG GCTTCGAATTCGTCGGCCCTGTTCAACCTTCCTGAAGCTATAAGCTTTGAATACCTTCCAGCCAATCTCGGCACGATCGCAGCCTTTATATATGCCACCTTTTACATACTCCTAGAACCTGTGGCCGGGGGACTGATCGCTCCGCTCCTGATCGCTAGCGCAGCTTATGCTAACTATCTGCTGAGCACCTACGGCACAACTGTCAATTACTGGGCCGCAGGAATTCACGTTGTCTCGTGGTTACTGCAGTTCGTCGGCCATGGCGTCTTCGAAGGTAGAGCTCCAGCACTACTTGACAACCTTGTCCAAGCCTTGCTCCTTGCTCCTCTCTTCGTCTGGTTGGAGATTCTGTTCTTCCTCGGATATCGTCCTGAGCTGAGAGCTAGATACGAGGAGAGCGTGAAGAAGGAAATTGCTGCCTTCCGGAGCAAGAAGGGTGGCGCCGCGAAATAG
- a CDS encoding DNA-directed RNA polymerase II subunit RPB7: MFFLKEETKVISLHPSYFGPNMREYLINRLNEEEEGRCTGDHFVICVMDMVDIGEGRVLPGSGQAEYTIKYRAIIWKPFRGETVDAIVTSVKPTGIFTLAGPLSVFIARKNIPSDIKWEPNTVPPQYTDHADQVIEKGTSLRLKILGVKPDVAAINAIGTIKEDYLGPL; this comes from the exons ATGTTTTTCTTAAAGGAAGAGACCAAGGTGATATCACTGCACCCGTCGTACTTCGGGCCGAACATGCGGGAGTATTTAATCAATAGGCTTaacgaggaagaggaaggccGGTGTACTGGTGATCATTTCGTCATTTGTGTCATGGACATGGTAGATATTGGGGAGGGGCGAGTCCTTCCAGGAAGCGGGCAAGCCGAATACACAATCAAATATCGTGCGATCATCTGGAAGCCTTTCAGGGGGGAGACG GTCGATGCAATCGTTACTTCCGTTAAGCCTACTGGCATTTTCACCTTGGCAGGGCCGCTATCCGTTTTCATTGCGCGAAAA AACATTCCTTCAGATATTAAGTGGGAGCCAAATACAGTACCTCCTCAGTACACGGATCATGCCGACCAGGTCATCGAAAAGGGGACCAGTTTACGGCTCAAAATCCTCGGTGTCAAGCCTGACGTAGCTGCTATCAATGCTATTGGAACCATCAAAGAAGATTATCTTGG ACCATTATAA
- a CDS encoding methylenetetrahydrofolate dehydrogenase (NAD(+)): MATHADSVHPACKVVLSKNVANSLVAEVQEGVKTLEKPPHLVGFLANDDPAALIGFRYSLRQVSRDDIEDAILAANADSDVDGIIVYYPIFNNRQDQYLQQIVDVSKDVEGLSHRYIFNMYQNIRFLDPETKRQKCILPCTPLAIIKILEYLNIYNTILPYGNRLFGHTICVVNRSEVVGRPLAALLANDGACVYSVDITGVQKFTREGLKKRRHEVVDLEGKTIKDVAPLCDVVITGVPSESYKFDTSLLREGAVCVNFSSEKNFGPEVKEKASIFVPSIGKVTIVVLLRNLLVSDI, from the exons ATGGCTACTCACGCAGACTCAGTGCATCCAGCTTGCAAGGTCGTGCTATCTAAGAACGTCGCAAATAGCCTCGTTGCGGAAGTCCAGGAAGGTGTCAAGACCTTGGAGAAGCCACCTCATCTTGTCGGATTCCTGGCCAACGATGATCCTGCGGCATTGAT TGGATTCCGTTATTCTTTGCGCCAAGTGTCCCGCGACGATATCGAAGATGCTATTCTGGCTGCCAATGCCGACTCAGACGTTGACGGCATCATCGTATACTACCCCATCTTCAATAATCGCCAAGACCAGTATCTTCAGCAGATCGTCGACGTATCCAAAGATGTAGAAGGTCTCAGCCATCGTTACATCTTCAATATGTACCAGAATATCCGTTTCCTTGACCCTGAAACCAAGCGGCAGAAGTGCATTCTTCCTTGCACCCCCCTGGCCATCATCAAGATCCTCGAGTACCTCAACATCTACAATACGATCCTACCGTACGGAAACCGGCTGTTTGGACACACAATCTGCGTGGTGAATCGCTCAGAGGTTGTTGGCCGGCCACTCGCGGCTCTGTTGGCGAATGACGGAGCTTGTGTCTACAGCGTGGACATAACTGGTGTCCAGAAATTTACTCGTGAGGGTCTCAAAAAGCGTAGGCACGAAGTCGTGGATCTGGAAGGAAAGACAATCAAGGATGTAGCCCCTCTGTGCGATGTTGTCATCACGGGTGTTCCCAGCGAATCGTACAAGTTCGACACAAGCCTCCTTAGAGAAGGCGCCGTCTGTGTCAACTTTTCTAGCGAGAAG AACTTCGGCCCAGAAGTAAAAGAGAAGGCATCCATCTTCGTTCCTTCAATCGGCAAGGTGACTATTGTGGTGCTGCTCCGGAACCTCTTGGTGAGTGACATCTAG
- a CDS encoding F1F0 ATP synthase subunit alpha: MFRNALRQSSRTVAAATATGRIASVRAAVPGPLAGASKQVRSYAAEAKASPTEVSSILEQRIRGVHEEAGLAETGRVLSVGDGIARVHGMTNVQAEELVEFASGVKGMCMNLEAGQVGVVLFGSDRLVKEGETVKRTGEIVDVPVGPELLGRVVDALGNPIDGKGPINTKAKSRAQLKAPGILPRRSVNQPVQTGLKCVDSMVPIGRGQRELIIGDRQTGKTAVALDAMLNQKRWNNSSDESKKLYCIYVAVGQKRSTVAQLVKTLEENDAMKYSIVVAATASEAAPLQYLAPFTGCAMGEWFRDNGRHAVIVYDDLSKQAVAYRQMSLLLRRPPGREAYPGDVFYLHSRLLERAAKMNDKHGGGSLTALPVIETQGGDVSAYIPTNVISITDGQIFLESELFYKGIRPAINVGLSVSRVGSAAQVKAMKQVAGSLKLFLAQYREVAAFAQFGSDLDASTKQTLARGERLTELLKQKQYSPMAVSEMVPLIFAGVNGYLDGIPVNKILTWESDFLASVKSNQPEILETIDKEGQVSKELEAQLREVIVNFNKSFNA; encoded by the exons ATGTTCAGGAACGCTTTGCGGCAGTCTAGCCGCACCGTTGCggctgccactgccactggCAGAATCGCCTCG GTTCGCGCGGCTGTTCCCGGCCCCCTCGCCGGTGCCTCCAAGCAGGTCCGTTCCTACGCTGCTGAGGCCAAGGCTTCGCCCACAGAGGTTTCCTCCATTCTTGAGCAGAGAATTCGTGGTGTTCACGAAGAGGCTGGCCTTGCTGAGACTGGACGTGTCCTTTCCGTCGG TGACGGTATCGCTCGTGTCCATGGTATGACCAATgtccaggctgaggagctGGTCGA GTTCGCCTCTGGTGTCAAGGGTATGTGCATGAACTTGGAAGCCGGCCAGGTCGGTGTTGTGCTTTTCGGTTCCGACCGTCTCGTCAAGGAGGGTGAGACTGTCAAGCGTACTGGAGAGATT GTCGACGTTCCTGTCGGTCCCGAACTCCTTGGGCGTGTCGTTGACGCCCTTGGTAACCCCATTGATGGCAAGGGCCCCATCAACACCAAGGCCAAGAGCCGTGCTCAGCTCAAGGCCCCTGGTATCCTGCCCCGTCGTTCCGTCAACCAGCCTGTCCAGACTGGTTTGAAGTGTGTCGACTCCATGGTCCCCATCGGCCGTGGTCAGCGTGAGTTGATCATTGGTGACCGTCAGACTGGTAAGACCGCTGTTGCTCTCGATGCTATGCTTAACCAGAAGAGATGGAACAACTCTTCCGACGAGAGCAAGAAGCTCTACTGTATCTACGTTGCCGTTGGCCAGAAACGTTCCACTGTCGCTCAGCTCGTCAAGACCCTTGAGGAGAATGACGCCATGAAGTACTCCATTGTCGTTGCTGCCACTGCTTCTGAGGCCGCTCCTCTGCAGTACCTCGCTCCCTTCACTGGCTGTGCCATGGGTGAGTGGTTCCGTGACAACGGCCGCCATGCTGTCATCGTCTACGACGATCTTTCCAAGCAGGCCGTCGCTTACCGTCAAATGTCTCTGCTGCTCCGTCGTCCCCCTGGTCGTGAGGCCTACCCCGGTGACGTTTTCTACCTGCACTCCCGTCTCCTCGAGCGTGCTGCCAAGATGAACGACAAGCACGGTGGTGGTTCCCTTACTGCTCTGCCCGTTATCGAGACCCAGGGTGGCGATGTCTCCGCCTACATTCCAACCAATGTTATTTCCATCACCGACGGCCAGATTTTCCTGGAATCCGAACTCTTCTACAAGGGTATCCGTCCCGCCATTAACGTCGGTCTTTCTGTGTCCCGTGTCGGTTCCGCTGCCCAGGTCAAGGCCATGAAGCAGGTCGCTGGTTCCCTGAAGCTGTTCTTGGCTCAGTACCGTGAAGTTGCTGCTTTCGCTCAGTTCGGTTCCGATCTCGATGCCTCCACCAAGCAGACCCTCGCTCGTGGTGAGCGTCTGACCgagctcctcaagcagaagcagtACTCTCCCATGGCTGTGTCTGAGATGGTTCCTCTCATCTTTGCCGGTGTCAACGGTTACCTCGACGGTATCCCCGTCAACAAGATCCTCACTTGGGAGTCTGACTTCCTTGCCAGTGTCAAGAGCAACCAGCCCGAGATCCTTGAGACCATCGACAAGGAGGGCCAGGTCAGCAAGGAACTCGAGGCTCAGCTCCGTGAAGTCATTGTGAACTTCAACAAGTCTTTCAACGCATAG